One region of Psychrobacter sp. DAB_AL43B genomic DNA includes:
- a CDS encoding HesA/MoeB/ThiF family protein codes for MAHSLETVQLLDEELLRYARQILLDGWDIDAQLRLKSARVIMIGAGGLGCPASETLVRAGLGHIHLIDDDEIEASNLQRQTLFLPQDIGKPKALTAAHMLTKINPFISARGTVARLSEDNAYDLLDMASGKPDLLLDCTDNFATRDVINRISVRYQIPLLSASAIAMQGQLALFEPHLNTGCYHCVFGSVVLDAAADERTCANSGVLASTTAIMGNLQANAALQYLGLTKNPLTNKLLIWDGSQMQQRLMGYRKDAECPVCNGQH; via the coding sequence ATGGCGCACTCTTTAGAAACAGTGCAGTTGCTAGATGAAGAGCTGCTGCGTTATGCGCGGCAGATACTGCTCGATGGCTGGGATATCGATGCGCAATTACGTTTAAAGTCTGCGCGCGTCATAATGATAGGCGCAGGTGGGCTTGGTTGCCCAGCTTCTGAGACCTTAGTGCGCGCAGGACTGGGACATATTCATCTTATTGATGATGATGAGATTGAAGCCAGCAATCTACAACGCCAAACGCTGTTTTTACCTCAGGATATTGGCAAGCCGAAAGCGCTGACAGCAGCACATATGCTAACCAAAATTAACCCTTTTATTAGTGCTCGCGGTACGGTTGCTCGTTTGAGTGAAGATAATGCTTATGATCTTCTAGATATGGCGTCTGGTAAGCCAGATTTGCTGTTAGATTGTACCGATAATTTTGCCACCCGCGATGTCATCAATCGTATCAGCGTTCGTTATCAGATTCCACTGTTGTCTGCATCCGCAATAGCCATGCAAGGGCAGTTGGCATTGTTTGAGCCGCATCTAAATACGGGGTGCTATCATTGCGTGTTTGGTTCAGTGGTGCTGGATGCCGCGGCAGACGAGCGTACCTGCGCCAACTCAGGTGTGCTCGCTAGTACCACTGCTATCATGGGCAATTTGCAGGCCAATGCGGCGCTACAATATCTGGGCTTAACCAAAAATCCACTGACAAATAAGCTACTGATATGGGATGGTAGCCAGATGCAGCAACGGCTGATGGGCTATCGTAAAGATGCAGAATGTCCCGTCTGTAACGGCCAGCATTGA
- the prmC gene encoding peptide chain release factor N(5)-glutamine methyltransferase, protein MTAPKAQDITIQQIKQQAAQTAKDLAVPPFWITDWLLHVIDKPALFLMTDDAYQLIEREFAQFNTGITQMQQGTPLAYLTGQQEFWSLDFKVNEHTLIPRPDTEVLVEQVLAWINAQPVEQSDGIENKRLLDLGTGSGCIAISLAHELKIAHKLKQANWQVVAVDFSTEALKIAQENAVSNGVNIEFVQSSWYDALSTHDDDLFDVIVSNPPYIDEADEHLLRLIAEPISALSAPNHGLADIEHIIKQASKYLKVGGLLAIEHGFDQGLAVRQLFAGNSFADIKTIKDFGGNDRVTLGQLS, encoded by the coding sequence ATGACAGCGCCTAAAGCACAAGACATAACAATACAGCAAATTAAACAGCAAGCCGCGCAAACAGCTAAAGACTTAGCGGTTCCGCCGTTTTGGATCACGGATTGGTTGCTGCATGTTATCGATAAACCAGCGCTGTTCTTGATGACAGATGACGCCTATCAGTTGATCGAGCGTGAGTTTGCACAGTTTAATACTGGCATAACTCAAATGCAGCAGGGCACACCACTGGCTTATTTGACAGGTCAGCAGGAGTTCTGGTCGCTTGACTTTAAAGTGAATGAGCATACCCTCATACCCAGACCGGATACTGAAGTGTTGGTTGAGCAAGTGCTGGCATGGATAAACGCGCAGCCTGTTGAGCAGTCAGATGGTATTGAAAACAAACGCTTATTAGATTTGGGCACCGGTTCTGGTTGTATTGCCATTAGCCTTGCGCACGAGTTGAAAATTGCCCATAAGTTAAAACAAGCAAACTGGCAAGTGGTGGCGGTTGATTTCTCGACGGAGGCGCTAAAAATTGCTCAAGAAAATGCCGTAAGTAATGGTGTAAATATTGAGTTTGTACAAAGCAGCTGGTATGACGCGCTGTCTACTCATGACGATGATTTATTTGATGTGATTGTCTCAAATCCGCCTTATATCGATGAAGCGGATGAGCATTTGTTACGCTTAATTGCTGAGCCTATCAGTGCCTTAAGCGCGCCCAATCATGGCTTAGCTGATATTGAACATATAATTAAGCAGGCATCAAAATATCTAAAAGTAGGTGGTCTACTAGCAATTGAGCATGGTTTCGACCAAGGACTAGCAGTTCGTCAGTTATTTGCTGGTAATAGCTTTGCTGATATAAAAACCATTAAAGATTTTGGTGGTAATGATAGAGTGACTTTGGGTCAACTATCGTAG
- a CDS encoding AmpG family muropeptide MFS transporter: MSAVKSIPPKPPVAKKSLSESLKAYLDRRAIIMLFLGFVAGIPILLIFSSLSLWLREAGIDRTVVTMFSWAALGYAFKFIWSPLIDALPVPFLTKWLGRRRSWILVSQILIIIAICMMANVNPAVEGSLVLMAVGAVLLGFSSATQDIVIDAYRIELAPPNLQAVLSAMYVTGYRIGMIVAGAGALYLADYFGSTEALYSYEAWRNTYWIMAGVMGVGIITTLIIHEPISQKVVVERKTSDYMRLVLVFAISIVGFVFVFANAGLILPETEDVFSKFLVQVIRMLMSLAAALFIGYCLVKAKLVKQEFAYTTWIEPIVDFFRRYGMKALLLLALIGLYRISDIVAGVISNVFYQDMQFTKVDIANAVKLVGVVMAIAGGFLGGILAQKMRIMRAMMVGAILACVTNLLFILLTYHPGSLPYMYLAVILDNLAAGLASAVFIAFLSALTSVKFTAVQYSIFSSLMVLLPKVIGGYSGAIVDSTSYPFFFMFTFLIGIPILALIYYVDKYIVIGDNDDIYGDGGDNSGRGNKGVELTKANPNLADTNEPPRASE, translated from the coding sequence ATGTCTGCTGTCAAATCTATACCGCCTAAGCCTCCTGTCGCCAAAAAATCACTAAGTGAAAGCCTAAAAGCTTATCTCGATCGTCGAGCGATTATCATGCTGTTTTTGGGCTTTGTCGCTGGCATACCTATCTTACTTATTTTCTCCAGCCTCTCGTTATGGCTGCGTGAAGCGGGTATTGACCGTACTGTCGTTACCATGTTTAGTTGGGCAGCATTAGGCTATGCCTTTAAGTTTATTTGGTCGCCATTAATAGATGCATTACCTGTGCCTTTTTTGACCAAATGGTTGGGTCGCCGTCGAAGCTGGATTTTAGTGTCGCAAATTTTGATTATCATAGCGATTTGCATGATGGCAAACGTCAACCCTGCTGTTGAGGGTAGCTTAGTATTGATGGCAGTAGGTGCGGTGTTATTAGGGTTCTCATCAGCGACACAAGATATCGTCATTGATGCTTATCGGATTGAGCTGGCTCCGCCAAATCTGCAAGCGGTACTGTCTGCCATGTACGTGACAGGCTATCGTATCGGCATGATAGTGGCAGGAGCAGGGGCGTTATATTTAGCAGATTATTTTGGTTCGACCGAGGCACTGTACAGTTATGAGGCGTGGCGTAATACTTACTGGATTATGGCAGGTGTTATGGGTGTTGGTATTATTACTACGTTGATAATACATGAGCCCATAAGCCAGAAAGTAGTCGTCGAACGTAAAACGTCTGATTATATGCGCTTGGTACTTGTCTTTGCTATATCCATAGTAGGGTTTGTGTTTGTTTTTGCCAATGCAGGGTTAATATTACCTGAGACTGAAGACGTATTTTCAAAATTTTTAGTCCAAGTCATACGTATGCTTATGAGTCTAGCAGCAGCCTTATTCATCGGCTACTGCTTGGTCAAAGCCAAGCTAGTAAAGCAGGAGTTTGCTTATACCACTTGGATTGAGCCTATAGTGGATTTCTTTCGTCGTTATGGCATGAAAGCCTTATTATTGTTAGCGTTGATTGGACTTTATCGCATCTCTGATATCGTTGCAGGGGTTATCTCAAACGTATTTTATCAAGACATGCAATTTACCAAAGTGGACATCGCCAATGCGGTCAAGCTCGTTGGTGTGGTTATGGCTATCGCTGGTGGTTTTTTGGGCGGTATATTGGCGCAAAAAATGCGTATCATGCGCGCTATGATGGTCGGCGCTATCCTTGCTTGTGTGACGAATTTACTGTTTATATTGCTGACTTATCATCCTGGTAGCCTGCCTTATATGTATCTTGCGGTGATTTTAGATAATCTCGCTGCTGGTCTTGCTAGTGCTGTGTTTATTGCTTTTTTATCAGCGCTCACTTCTGTAAAATTCACTGCGGTACAGTATTCGATATTTTCATCGCTCATGGTACTACTACCAAAAGTAATAGGCGGTTACTCAGGCGCTATCGTTGATAGTACCAGTTATCCGTTCTTCTTTATGTTTACCTTTTTAATTGGTATTCCCATTCTTGCACTGATTTATTATGTTGATAAGTATATCGTCATTGGCGATAACGATGATATCTATGGCGATGGCGGTGATAATAGCGGTAGGGGTAATAAAGGTGTTGAGTTAACCAAAGCCAACCCTAACTTAGCCGATACGAATGAGCCACCGCGTGCGTCAGAATAG
- a CDS encoding LysR substrate-binding domain-containing protein: MAIDVVVNQRHLQIQLKQLETVWHTVINGYNLSQAANVLHTSQSSLSKHIAALENQLKTEVFVRQGKRLTGLTTMGTALMPHIESIFAEIRTIENLSLDFNNPNVGTLTIATTHTQARYVLPEVVKAFKERFPKVNLILQQADPETIAQMVIRGQADIGIATESLLHNNYLRCYRYYDWTHRVIVPSDHELAGLTSIDLPTLASYPIVTYHGGFTGRGAIDKTFSDAGLEPDIVLAALDADVISTYVGLGLGIGIIAEMAFEPSHYQNLTAIPVDHFGRFTSWMAVRDDAEIRQYGRAFMELCQKQFSQ, encoded by the coding sequence ATGGCAATCGACGTAGTGGTTAATCAGCGGCATCTGCAAATTCAACTCAAGCAGTTGGAGACGGTGTGGCATACAGTAATCAATGGCTATAACTTAAGTCAAGCAGCAAACGTGCTGCATACCAGTCAATCAAGTCTATCAAAGCATATTGCTGCGCTTGAAAATCAGCTCAAAACCGAAGTATTTGTTCGGCAAGGCAAACGATTAACCGGACTTACGACGATGGGCACCGCGCTCATGCCACATATTGAGTCTATCTTTGCTGAAATTCGTACGATTGAAAATTTAAGCCTCGATTTTAACAATCCAAATGTTGGTACATTGACGATTGCCACGACTCATACTCAGGCACGTTATGTATTACCAGAAGTCGTTAAAGCGTTTAAAGAGCGCTTTCCTAAGGTTAATCTAATCCTACAACAGGCAGATCCTGAAACCATCGCACAAATGGTGATACGCGGGCAAGCCGATATTGGCATTGCAACCGAGTCTTTACTGCACAATAACTATCTGCGCTGCTATCGCTATTACGACTGGACACATCGCGTCATCGTACCAAGCGATCATGAGCTTGCAGGGCTAACATCTATCGACTTGCCAACCCTTGCCAGCTATCCGATCGTGACTTACCACGGCGGCTTTACAGGGCGCGGCGCTATTGACAAAACCTTTAGCGACGCAGGTCTTGAGCCGGATATTGTACTGGCCGCACTTGATGCCGATGTCATTAGCACCTATGTTGGCTTGGGTTTAGGTATTGGTATTATCGCGGAGATGGCTTTTGAGCCGAGCCATTATCAGAATCTAACGGCCATTCCAGTCGATCATTTTGGGCGCTTTACCAGTTGGATGGCGGTACGTGACGATGCAGAAATTCGTCAATATGGACGTGCCTTTATGGAGCTGTGTCAAAAGCAGTTTAGCCAATAA
- a CDS encoding TOBE domain-containing protein, whose product MNISARNQLKGTVKEIKTGPVSTEVVIDVNGVEVVSSITTGSSESLNLSIGDEVVAIIKASSIMVGKE is encoded by the coding sequence ATGAATATTTCAGCAAGAAACCAGCTTAAAGGTACGGTAAAAGAAATTAAAACGGGACCTGTGTCTACAGAAGTGGTTATAGACGTAAATGGTGTAGAAGTTGTTTCTAGTATCACGACAGGATCTTCAGAAAGTTTGAATTTGAGTATCGGAGATGAAGTAGTCGCTATTATCAAAGCCAGTAGTATCATGGTTGGTAAAGAATAA
- a CDS encoding LLM class flavin-dependent oxidoreductase, producing the protein MSNHIPLSFLDLAPVPTGKTIAEGIAQTVEIAQQAEKSGLNRYWMAEHHNMPGIASAATSVLLSHIGAKTKHIRIGAGGVMLPNHAPLVIAEQFGTLQALYGDRVDLGLGRAPGTDGATFQALRRQMQDADRFPQDVQELMYFLGNGTDDSPVQAFPGAKSNIPIWILGSSLFGATLAAHLGLPYVFASHFAPQMLGQAITAYREQFRPSAYLEKPYVMLAANLLLADDDATAHYHFTSAQQSFVRLRRGEMGQMPKPTHDMDSIWSPAEKMMVDSALSVSFIGSVETVKPKLAAFLATYQPDELIVTANVYDQAARLRSLELTAQLNLFTLQ; encoded by the coding sequence ATGAGTAACCACATTCCCTTATCCTTCTTGGACTTAGCCCCCGTTCCTACTGGCAAAACCATCGCTGAAGGTATTGCCCAAACGGTTGAGATAGCGCAGCAGGCTGAAAAATCTGGCTTAAACCGCTATTGGATGGCAGAGCATCATAATATGCCGGGCATTGCTAGCGCAGCGACCTCGGTATTGCTGTCGCATATTGGTGCTAAGACCAAGCATATACGCATTGGCGCAGGCGGCGTGATGTTGCCAAACCATGCACCGCTTGTTATTGCTGAGCAGTTTGGTACTTTGCAAGCTTTATATGGCGACCGTGTGGATTTAGGCTTGGGACGCGCGCCTGGTACAGATGGTGCTACTTTTCAGGCTTTACGTCGGCAGATGCAAGATGCTGACCGCTTTCCACAAGATGTTCAAGAATTGATGTACTTTTTGGGGAATGGCACAGATGATAGCCCTGTACAGGCATTTCCGGGTGCAAAATCTAATATCCCAATTTGGATATTGGGTTCTTCATTATTTGGTGCGACCTTAGCGGCGCATTTGGGATTACCGTATGTGTTTGCCTCGCACTTTGCGCCGCAAATGCTTGGACAAGCCATCACAGCTTATCGTGAACAATTTAGACCATCAGCTTATTTAGAGAAGCCTTACGTCATGCTAGCGGCAAATTTATTGCTTGCGGACGATGATGCCACCGCCCATTATCACTTTACTTCAGCACAGCAGAGTTTTGTGCGCTTGCGCCGTGGTGAAATGGGTCAAATGCCAAAGCCAACCCATGATATGGATAGTATCTGGAGCCCTGCTGAGAAAATGATGGTCGATAGCGCTTTGTCGGTGTCGTTTATCGGCTCTGTTGAAACCGTCAAGCCAAAGCTTGCGGCGTTTCTTGCTACCTATCAACCAGATGAGCTGATTGTCACTGCTAACGTCTATGATCAGGCAGCACGTTTGCGCTCACTTGAACTTACAGCTCAGCTAAATTTGTTTACTTTACAATAG
- a CDS encoding ornithine cyclodeaminase family protein, which translates to MQWLNKETVTKHLTMQATIDTIEKLLHLQAEHPNWVKAPERLVIETFSDNDKNSTGSHLSMPATIYDGTQEYTAVKLVTICPDNPSRNLPTTTAIITVSDNANGEILAVMDGIYITQVRTAALSGIATKYMAPDDCQSVAVVGCGGMAYEQLHAVLTVRPEIRTVYLWNRSMQGAESFKAQFARDYHQWDVDLKVCEQLEEAIKDADIINLATRSDKGLFSAAQIKPNVHINAVGAYLPSMKEVSNDVIENSSMIVVDDLIGCRHEAGDLIQAHKAVDCTWTWDDLSGDLQALVTGALKQQTMKSDKGMTLFKSVGAASFDAAVAIYITQLAQQKNLGTVLF; encoded by the coding sequence ATGCAATGGTTAAATAAAGAAACCGTCACCAAACACTTAACGATGCAAGCGACGATTGATACGATTGAAAAGCTGTTACATTTGCAAGCTGAGCATCCTAATTGGGTCAAAGCACCAGAACGTTTGGTCATTGAGACTTTTAGTGATAATGATAAAAATAGCACAGGCTCGCATTTATCGATGCCTGCAACTATTTATGATGGCACGCAAGAATATACGGCGGTGAAATTGGTCACTATTTGCCCTGACAATCCCAGTCGTAATCTGCCAACCACGACGGCGATTATTACGGTGTCGGATAATGCGAATGGCGAGATTCTAGCGGTGATGGACGGTATCTATATCACGCAGGTACGTACGGCAGCACTATCGGGCATTGCGACCAAATATATGGCACCCGATGACTGTCAAAGCGTGGCAGTGGTTGGTTGTGGGGGCATGGCCTATGAGCAACTACACGCTGTGCTTACTGTGCGCCCTGAGATTAGAACAGTTTATCTTTGGAATAGAAGCATGCAAGGGGCAGAGAGTTTTAAAGCTCAATTTGCTCGTGACTATCACCAATGGGATGTGGATTTAAAGGTTTGCGAACAGCTTGAAGAGGCTATTAAAGACGCAGATATTATTAATCTTGCTACTCGTTCTGATAAAGGCTTGTTTAGCGCCGCTCAAATCAAACCGAATGTGCATATCAATGCGGTAGGAGCATATCTGCCATCAATGAAAGAAGTCAGTAATGATGTTATTGAGAATAGCAGCATGATCGTCGTTGATGATTTAATAGGTTGTCGCCATGAAGCAGGGGATCTAATCCAAGCTCATAAAGCTGTTGATTGTACATGGACATGGGATGATCTGAGCGGTGATTTACAAGCGCTGGTGACAGGCGCGTTAAAACAACAAACAATGAAGTCTGATAAAGGAATGACCTTATTTAAATCGGTTGGTGCAGCAAGCTTTGATGCCGCAGTGGCCATATACATTACGCAACTGGCTCAGCAGAAAAATCTTGGTACTGTTCTATTTTAG
- a CDS encoding AEC family transporter has translation MIEAILFAITIVMPNLFLMGLGFFMQRRGEASQAFINQASNFVFNYCLPCLLFFSVVDSDVDYAKQVVLIAAGIVVTFILYIGSELYASRFISAPADQGVFVQGVFRSNMAIIGLATVANAYGEIGLSIGAVYMGIVTILFNILAVITLSRVSKNANDTWISRIILIVKKLATNPLMVALIAAFAYKAFSLPPITGVLHITGDLLAAVALPLALICAGASIDLKSMLSPSGISMQASIGRIVIAPLIAIAVGLSFGLTGMHMGVLFLMAAAPTAAASYVMAKAMGGNDILAANILGFTTVVGMFGMAIGAGILRGMGLM, from the coding sequence ATGATCGAAGCTATTTTATTTGCGATTACGATTGTTATGCCCAACCTTTTTTTAATGGGGTTGGGCTTTTTTATGCAAAGACGCGGCGAAGCCAGCCAAGCGTTTATTAATCAAGCGTCAAATTTTGTATTCAATTACTGTTTACCTTGTCTGTTATTTTTTAGTGTGGTCGATAGTGATGTCGATTATGCCAAGCAAGTCGTATTGATAGCCGCTGGTATTGTTGTCACCTTTATTTTATATATTGGTTCTGAGCTGTATGCCAGTCGCTTTATCAGTGCGCCTGCGGATCAAGGCGTCTTTGTACAAGGGGTATTCCGCAGCAATATGGCCATTATTGGTCTTGCAACCGTTGCCAATGCTTATGGGGAAATAGGGCTAAGTATCGGCGCGGTATACATGGGCATTGTGACAATATTATTTAATATCTTAGCGGTTATTACCCTTAGCCGTGTGTCCAAAAATGCAAACGATACTTGGATTAGTCGCATTATCTTAATTGTCAAAAAATTGGCGACTAATCCACTTATGGTGGCACTGATCGCCGCTTTTGCTTATAAAGCTTTTTCCTTACCGCCAATAACGGGCGTTCTTCATATTACGGGTGATTTGCTGGCGGCAGTTGCCTTACCATTAGCGCTCATTTGCGCAGGTGCGAGCATTGATCTGAAATCTATGCTCAGCCCTTCAGGGATATCGATGCAGGCGAGTATAGGTCGCATCGTCATCGCGCCGCTGATAGCTATCGCGGTAGGGCTTAGTTTTGGACTAACAGGTATGCACATGGGCGTACTGTTTTTAATGGCAGCCGCACCGACAGCCGCTGCAAGCTATGTCATGGCAAAAGCAATGGGTGGCAACGATATTTTAGCGGCCAATATTTTAGGGTTCACTACCGTAGTGGGAATGTTTGGTATGGCAATTGGAGCAGGGATCTTACGCGGAATGGGGCTGATGTAG